The following proteins come from a genomic window of Salvia hispanica cultivar TCC Black 2014 chromosome 4, UniMelb_Shisp_WGS_1.0, whole genome shotgun sequence:
- the LOC125220715 gene encoding toMV resistant protein Tm-2 netted virescent-like, translating into MYFPDNNKGSRIVITTGESGVATYVDSSSLQHQVQLLSGSESWDLLHQLVFGEEDCPHVLEVIGQKIAGHCGGLPLAISVIGGLLSTIERSEHEWKKIGNDVKAAIAKSGEQCSSILSLSYNHLPNHLKPCCLYMGLTLKTTRLKALDCTFVGGEGFVKSNRETSLEEEARDWLKSLVERNLIMLRGKNKYGNSKSYSMHDMMRDVCIRKSDEDKFLHVKNESMSLTRSVIGIGDSQRDEIPPACLFLLEIAKGVGLNIYRVRRVPDSNI; encoded by the exons ATGTACTTCCCAGACAACAACAAGGGGAGTCGCATTGTGATCACCACTGGGGAATCTGGTGTGGCAACCTATGTAGACTCATCGAGTTTGCAACATCAGGTGCAGTTGCTCAGTGGGTCTGAAAGTTGGGATCTGCTTCACCAACTTGTGTTTGGAGAAGAGGATTGCCCTCATGTATTGGAAGTCATTGGTCAAAAGATTGCTGGCCATTGCGGTGGACTTCCTCTAGCCATCAGTGTGATAGGAGGGCTACTATCTACGATCGAAAGATCAGAACATGAATGGAAGAAAATTGGGAACGATGTAAAAGCAGCAATTGCTAAATCGGGTGAGCAATGCTCTAGTATACTGTCTTTAAGTTATAACCACTTGCCGAATCACTTGAAACCATGTTGCTTATACATGGGGCTTACCCTGAAGACTACGAGATTAAAGGCTCTAGACTGTACATTTGTGGGTGGCGAAGGATTTGTAAAATCAAATAGAGAAACAAGTTTGGAGGAAGAGGCACGGGACTGGCTAAAATCTCTAGTAGAGAGAAATCTAATTATGCTTAGAGGAAAGAACAAGTACGGAAATTCAAAGAGTTACAGCATGCATGATATGATGAGGGATGTATGCATTAGGAAATCTGATGAAGACAAGTTTCTGCATGTGAAGAATG AGTCCATGTCACTTACTCGATCTGTTATAGGCATTGGTGATTCTCAGAGGGATGAGATTCCACCCGCTTGCCTTTTTCTCCTCGAGATTGCTAAGGGTGTTGGacttaatatatatagagttcgTAGAGTTCCCGActcaaatatttga